From a region of the Halomonas sp. HL-93 genome:
- a CDS encoding TRAP transporter small permease, with translation MDIPETQIPDTAVFLDDPQRRPLEIDTEQRRGPALFRWLTLAMEHVIATLLLALIVSVSINVVGRAVLNNSVPWADELARMLFIWLIFIGAAAAFARYEHIAVDILVRRLPPRAAHMLYLFQHVIITLLMGVIIWGGSLVMVRASGRTAILNVPWSLVNVSVVLCAIFIAAVAIWRAWQSIQQIRSPDVAITPDGGR, from the coding sequence ATGGATATACCCGAAACGCAAATCCCTGATACGGCGGTCTTTTTAGACGACCCACAACGCCGACCGCTGGAGATCGACACCGAGCAGCGCCGGGGGCCTGCGCTGTTTCGCTGGTTGACCCTAGCCATGGAACATGTGATCGCCACCTTGCTGTTAGCGTTAATCGTCTCGGTGTCGATCAATGTGGTGGGTCGCGCCGTCTTGAATAACTCCGTGCCCTGGGCCGATGAACTGGCCCGCATGCTGTTTATTTGGCTGATTTTTATTGGTGCCGCCGCGGCTTTCGCGCGTTATGAGCATATTGCCGTTGATATTTTAGTACGCCGTCTTCCTCCTCGTGCAGCACATATGCTGTATCTGTTTCAGCACGTGATTATCACGCTGTTAATGGGTGTCATCATTTGGGGCGGTTCGCTGGTGATGGTGCGCGCTTCTGGACGGACCGCCATCCTTAATGTGCCCTGGAGTCTGGTCAACGTCTCGGTAGTACTCTGTGCGATCTTTATTGCCGCCGTGGCGATTTGGCGCGCTTGGCAGAGCATTCAACAAATACGCTCGCCTGATGTTGCGATTACCCCCGATGGAGGCCGTTAG
- a CDS encoding TRAP transporter substrate-binding protein produces the protein MTNLWKRTLLMTGATLFSSTAVYAQTPDLSDPPDIEGDVITEDLGSHNIRVGIGLAESSPLYISTQHFGDILSERTEGRLTVDIFPNSQLGDDAQMMEMLQTGTLDMTIPSTSPATSYVEELAVFDLPFLFPTREAAIEVLESDVALDLLDKFEDSDIKALAYHENGYRQLTNSERPVKSPEDVAGLDVSGLTIRTMENPVQLSIWEELGANPTPMAFGEVFSALEQGVIDGQENPWSTILTSNFNEVQDYGSETRHVYTPFIIMMSMRTWDDLDPAYQELIEEAAQEAAAYEIQLATEYDEWARDQLEEKGMEITRLDDEQIKAFQEAVQPVYDEWTPEIGEDLVAEIQDIVESTMSDEDE, from the coding sequence ATGACAAACCTTTGGAAGCGCACCCTGTTAATGACCGGTGCCACACTGTTCAGCTCAACGGCCGTTTACGCGCAAACGCCTGACCTATCCGACCCGCCAGACATCGAGGGAGATGTGATCACCGAGGATCTCGGTTCGCATAATATCCGTGTTGGTATTGGCTTAGCCGAGTCCTCTCCGCTGTATATCTCTACGCAGCATTTCGGTGACATCCTTTCCGAGCGTACCGAGGGGCGGCTGACGGTTGATATATTTCCAAACAGTCAGTTGGGCGACGATGCTCAAATGATGGAGATGCTACAAACGGGGACGCTGGACATGACGATTCCATCGACCTCACCCGCCACCAGCTATGTCGAGGAACTGGCCGTTTTCGATCTACCCTTCCTGTTCCCCACGCGCGAAGCCGCCATAGAGGTACTGGAAAGCGATGTTGCCCTTGATTTGCTGGATAAATTCGAAGACTCCGACATTAAAGCGTTAGCCTACCATGAGAACGGCTACCGGCAGTTGACCAATAGTGAGCGGCCTGTCAAGTCGCCTGAAGACGTGGCTGGCCTTGATGTCAGCGGCCTCACCATCCGTACCATGGAAAACCCGGTGCAATTGAGCATTTGGGAAGAACTGGGCGCCAATCCCACGCCGATGGCATTTGGCGAGGTTTTCTCCGCCCTGGAACAAGGCGTCATTGATGGTCAGGAAAACCCTTGGAGCACCATCCTGACCTCCAATTTCAACGAGGTTCAGGACTACGGCTCTGAAACACGCCACGTCTATACCCCCTTCATCATCATGATGTCCATGCGTACCTGGGATGACCTTGATCCGGCTTACCAAGAGCTGATTGAAGAGGCCGCTCAAGAGGCAGCCGCCTATGAAATCCAGCTCGCCACTGAGTACGACGAATGGGCGCGTGATCAGCTTGAAGAGAAAGGTATGGAGATCACCCGCCTTGATGATGAGCAAATCAAAGCCTTTCAGGAAGCTGTTCAGCCAGTTTACGACGAATGGACACCGGAAATCGGTGAAGATCTAGTCGCTGAAATACAGGATATCGTCGAATCGACAATGTCGGACGAAGACGAATAA
- a CDS encoding fumarylacetoacetate hydrolase family protein — protein MKLLRFGPRGHEKPGLLDDHGVVRDLSAHVTDLAGDYLDRQALKGLSELDATSLPEVPADTRIGPCVAGVGKFICIGLNYSDHAAETGAQVPPEPVIFNKWTSAICGPNDEVIIPRDSQKTDWEVELGVVIGKPGRYIDEADAMQHVAGFCVVNDVSEREFQLERSGTWDKGKGCDTFGPLGPWLVTPDEVADPHQLDMWLEVDGKRYQDGNTRTMVYQVPFLISYLSRFMSLQPGDVISTGTPPGVGMGQQPPVYLKPGQRMRLGIEGLGEQHQTVVADH, from the coding sequence ATGAAATTGTTACGCTTCGGCCCGCGCGGCCATGAAAAGCCCGGCCTGCTGGATGACCACGGCGTTGTCCGCGACCTCTCGGCCCATGTCACCGACCTCGCCGGAGATTATCTCGACCGTCAGGCCCTCAAGGGGCTCTCCGAGCTGGACGCCACGAGCCTGCCGGAAGTGCCTGCCGATACGCGCATCGGCCCTTGCGTTGCCGGCGTGGGCAAGTTCATCTGCATCGGCTTGAATTATTCAGACCATGCCGCCGAGACCGGTGCCCAGGTTCCCCCGGAGCCAGTGATCTTCAACAAATGGACCAGCGCCATCTGTGGCCCGAATGACGAGGTGATCATCCCCCGCGATTCCCAGAAAACCGATTGGGAGGTCGAACTCGGCGTGGTAATCGGCAAGCCCGGCCGCTATATCGACGAAGCCGATGCTATGCAGCACGTCGCTGGCTTCTGTGTGGTCAACGATGTCTCAGAGCGCGAGTTCCAGCTCGAACGCAGCGGCACCTGGGACAAGGGCAAGGGCTGCGACACCTTCGGACCGCTCGGCCCTTGGCTGGTTACCCCCGACGAGGTGGCAGACCCTCACCAGCTCGATATGTGGCTCGAGGTGGATGGCAAGCGCTACCAGGACGGCAACACCCGCACCATGGTCTACCAGGTCCCCTTTTTGATCAGCTATCTAAGCCGTTTCATGAGCCTGCAGCCGGGCGATGTGATCTCCACCGGCACCCCACCGGGGGTCGGCATGGGTCAACAGCCGCCGGTTTATCTCAAGCCCGGCCAACGCATGCGCCTGGGCATCGAAGGGCTCGGCGAGCAGCACCAGACCGTCGTTGCCGATCACTAG
- the nanR gene encoding transcriptional regulator NanR, protein MSRYRIERKTLSEQVAEQLEAEILEGRLSENDQLPSERELMEQFGVGRPAVREALFHLQQLGLIAINSGTRARVIRPTAEAVMARLSGVTRQLLSKPDGQQYFQEARAMFEISLARYAARNASDEDLARLRGALADNRDAIGDEARFKRSDNEFHGVLASIGRNPIFDAIHVALSEWLDDRRAQVLQQKDEDKAATAAHTDIVEAIESRDPDAAEAAMRRHLDRHYGTYMQLKQRLAPAPD, encoded by the coding sequence AGGTGGCCGAACAGCTCGAGGCGGAGATCCTCGAGGGGCGGCTAAGTGAAAATGATCAATTGCCTTCAGAAAGAGAGTTGATGGAGCAGTTTGGTGTTGGCAGACCCGCGGTGCGCGAAGCGCTGTTTCATCTTCAACAGCTTGGGCTAATTGCCATCAACAGTGGCACTCGCGCCAGAGTGATTCGCCCCACTGCCGAGGCGGTCATGGCCAGGCTATCCGGGGTAACCCGGCAACTGCTTTCCAAACCCGATGGTCAGCAGTATTTTCAGGAAGCGCGGGCCATGTTCGAGATTTCGTTGGCTCGCTATGCCGCTCGCAATGCCAGTGACGAAGACCTGGCGCGGCTGCGCGGTGCGCTTGCCGATAACCGCGACGCCATCGGTGACGAAGCACGCTTCAAGCGTTCCGACAATGAATTCCATGGCGTCTTGGCGAGCATCGGACGCAACCCGATTTTCGACGCTATTCATGTGGCGCTGTCGGAATGGCTGGACGACCGGCGTGCCCAGGTGTTGCAACAGAAGGACGAAGACAAGGCGGCCACCGCCGCGCATACTGATATCGTCGAGGCGATTGAGTCGCGTGACCCGGATGCGGCCGAAGCGGCGATGCGCCGTCATTTGGACCGTCACTATGGCACCTATATGCAGCTCAAACAGCGCTTGGCCCCAGCCCCTGATTGA
- a CDS encoding TRAP transporter large permease, whose product MLWIFLGILFASLALGLPIAFGLGIAAVVMAFISDIPLSILIEQSVRGVNSFPLLAIPFFIMVGEVMSNGGIARRLMELAGALVGFVRGGLGQVAITGSMFFGGISGSAVADTAATGAMMIPSMTKQGYTAPQATAINTVSSVIGIIIPPSIPLILFGIVTETSISRLFIAGIVPGILIGFGLMVTTFIMASIGHAGQTRKFRLDVLWQAFKAAWLALVLPFIVIGGIIAGVFTATEAAVAALLYSLFISLVVYREFKITELWGMLIRTARLTGMVLLLLAFATVIAWFLTINMVPQTLVTQVQAITQDPFLLLLIVAGLLLLVGFVMDLTPAMVIMAPMLTPIVESVGIDPVYFGVLMAFILGIGLLTPPVGTCLYVGCGVGRVSMEQLVKAMLPYYAALLVVMVILIAFPGIVTWLPNLTDVSGN is encoded by the coding sequence ATGCTATGGATATTTCTCGGCATTCTTTTTGCTTCGCTAGCTCTGGGCCTGCCTATTGCGTTTGGTCTAGGCATTGCTGCCGTTGTTATGGCTTTTATCTCTGATATTCCGCTGTCAATCCTGATCGAGCAGTCGGTTCGCGGGGTCAATAGCTTTCCGCTGCTGGCGATACCGTTCTTTATCATGGTCGGCGAAGTAATGAGCAACGGTGGTATCGCCCGCCGATTAATGGAATTAGCGGGGGCCCTGGTAGGCTTCGTGCGCGGCGGTTTAGGTCAGGTGGCGATTACTGGCTCTATGTTCTTCGGTGGGATTAGCGGTTCAGCCGTGGCCGACACCGCCGCCACTGGGGCGATGATGATTCCCTCCATGACCAAGCAGGGTTACACCGCACCGCAAGCCACCGCGATCAACACCGTTTCGTCGGTAATCGGCATTATTATCCCGCCCTCTATTCCATTGATTTTATTTGGCATTGTGACCGAAACGTCAATTAGCCGCCTGTTTATAGCGGGCATTGTGCCGGGGATATTGATCGGTTTTGGGCTAATGGTCACGACGTTCATCATGGCCAGCATAGGGCACGCCGGTCAGACCCGTAAGTTCCGCTTAGATGTACTATGGCAAGCCTTCAAAGCGGCGTGGCTGGCGCTGGTGCTACCGTTCATCGTTATCGGGGGCATTATTGCGGGCGTCTTTACCGCCACCGAGGCCGCCGTCGCAGCGCTGCTTTACTCGCTGTTTATCTCACTGGTGGTCTACCGCGAATTTAAGATTACTGAACTATGGGGCATGCTGATCCGCACCGCCCGCCTGACCGGCATGGTATTGCTGCTGCTGGCCTTTGCCACCGTTATCGCGTGGTTTTTAACCATTAACATGGTACCGCAAACGCTGGTCACCCAAGTGCAAGCGATTACCCAGGACCCCTTCCTGCTATTGCTGATCGTTGCGGGCCTGCTGCTGCTGGTAGGCTTTGTCATGGACCTGACCCCCGCCATGGTGATCATGGCACCGATGCTAACGCCCATTGTCGAATCGGTCGGCATCGACCCAGTCTACTTCGGCGTATTGATGGCATTTATCCTGGGCATTGGTCTTTTGACACCACCCGTGGGCACCTGCCTGTACGTCGGTTGCGGGGTTGGCAGAGTTTCCATGGAACAGCTCGTTAAGGCCATGCTGCCCTACTACGCTGCCTTGCTAGTGGTGATGGTCATCCTGATCGCGTTCCCCGGTATTGTGACGTGGCTGCCTAACCTTACTGACGTAAGCGGCAACTGA
- a CDS encoding SDR family oxidoreductase has product MRLNNKTALITAAGQGIGRATALRFAAEGAQVIATDINAQSLAELADTSGITTRQLDVLDTAAIKALAADIGAVDILFNCAGFVANGSLLDGRDDDWELSLSLNVMAMMRITRALLPAMLNNGGGSIINMASVASSLKGVPNRCAYGTTKAAVLGLTKSVAADYIGQGIRCNAICPGTVDSPSLRQRIGEQAQRQGRLEDDVYAEFIARQPQGRLGSPEEIAALATYLAADESAYTTGTAQIIDGGWLI; this is encoded by the coding sequence ATGCGACTCAACAACAAGACGGCCCTGATCACCGCCGCCGGCCAGGGCATCGGCCGGGCTACGGCACTGCGTTTCGCTGCCGAGGGCGCGCAGGTCATTGCCACCGACATCAATGCCCAGAGCCTCGCTGAATTGGCCGACACCTCCGGCATCACCACGCGCCAACTTGATGTGCTGGACACCGCTGCCATCAAGGCGTTAGCCGCCGACATTGGCGCGGTCGACATCCTCTTCAACTGCGCCGGCTTCGTGGCCAACGGCTCGCTGCTGGATGGCCGCGATGACGACTGGGAGCTGTCGCTCTCGCTGAATGTGATGGCCATGATGCGCATCACTCGCGCCCTGCTACCGGCCATGCTCAACAACGGCGGTGGCAGCATTATCAACATGGCCTCGGTGGCCTCAAGTCTCAAGGGCGTGCCCAACCGCTGCGCTTACGGCACCACCAAGGCCGCGGTGCTCGGCCTGACCAAGTCAGTGGCCGCCGACTACATCGGGCAAGGGATACGCTGCAACGCCATCTGCCCCGGCACCGTGGACTCCCCTTCGCTGCGCCAGCGCATTGGCGAACAAGCCCAGCGGCAGGGTCGACTGGAAGATGATGTCTACGCCGAATTTATTGCCAGGCAGCCCCAGGGTCGGCTCGGCAGCCCGGAAGAAATTGCCGCCCTTGCCACCTATCTGGCTGCCGACGAGTCGGCCTATACCACCGGTACCGCCCAGATCATCGATGGCGGCTGGCTAATCTGA
- a CDS encoding FadR/GntR family transcriptional regulator, with protein sequence MTSSLSKPLTRPSIAEYLAEEIFGGRYHPGDFVPRELDLCERFSINRSAVRSDLRQLVDAGIIERISGHGSKVREYSEWHILDAQVTDWLTRYAAPNPDIQREILAFRLDVEPYVAMTAAKRAKARDLVAIEEAFEGLGQNLRNATCEEERRLHSECDFAFHEAIFKATHNIVWAQLSHILRPSIYMLISMSNENAADPEESLERHRQLMESIRLRRPREAFLASQAVLAGTAAALGLEHSVSSLGRSVELPHTAP encoded by the coding sequence GTGACGTCATCTCTTAGCAAGCCACTGACTCGACCTAGCATTGCCGAATATCTCGCCGAGGAGATCTTCGGTGGGCGTTATCATCCTGGCGATTTTGTTCCTCGTGAACTGGATTTATGCGAGCGCTTCTCGATTAACCGCTCAGCGGTGCGCAGTGACCTGCGTCAGTTGGTCGATGCCGGTATTATCGAGCGTATCTCCGGCCATGGCTCCAAGGTGCGTGAGTACTCGGAGTGGCATATTCTCGACGCCCAGGTGACCGACTGGTTGACCCGTTACGCGGCGCCCAACCCGGATATTCAGCGCGAAATCCTCGCCTTCCGCCTGGATGTGGAGCCCTATGTCGCCATGACCGCCGCTAAGCGCGCCAAAGCGCGTGATCTGGTTGCCATCGAGGAGGCCTTTGAAGGGCTGGGGCAGAATCTGCGCAATGCCACCTGTGAAGAAGAGCGGCGACTGCACAGCGAGTGCGATTTCGCCTTCCATGAGGCGATCTTCAAGGCGACCCATAATATTGTCTGGGCGCAGTTATCGCATATTCTGCGTCCTTCCATCTACATGCTGATCTCGATGTCCAATGAAAATGCCGCGGATCCTGAAGAGAGTCTGGAGCGTCACCGCCAACTGATGGAGAGCATTCGGCTACGCCGCCCTCGGGAGGCGTTTTTAGCCTCCCAAGCGGTGTTGGCAGGCACTGCCGCAGCACTAGGGCTTGAGCACAGCGTCAGTTCATTGGGGCGCAGCGTTGAACTTCCCCACACCGCTCCCTAA
- a CDS encoding UxaA family hydrolase, which yields MSQTIANDSGQLATLRVHAADNVRVALKDLPAGAEIIDGGQRITLTEMVRHKHKFTLTPLEPGDTVIMYGVTVGRATQPIAQGAAITTDNVEHSTASTVPQAKRGNWQAPDVSHFHGATFDGYHRPDGQVGTANVWLVVPLVFCENRNIEVLRQCVADALGEDPFREYKQLARELLHGDAGESSSPRERLFPNVDGVRFLTHTLGCGGTDGDAQALCQLLAGYICHPNVAGATVLSLGCQKAQIDMIKAAVDARDPKGLRPVHYLEQQASLSEQALIRESLTTIFDGLATANQVERAPAPLSKLSIGVECGGSDGFSGLSANPLVGAVIDRLVALGGSGILSEFPELCGVEHELIARCSDDAVAERFSELMEAYQRHAALVGADFSMNPSPGNIRDGLITDAMKSAGAAKKGGDSPVVDVLDYTEPQTRAGLSLLCSPGNDVESTTALAGSGANLIMFTTGLGTPTGNPVTPVLKIASNSALATRMSDIIDFDAGPIIRGEVEIGELADRLLEMCIETASGRYRPRAVTLAQYDFIPWKRGVSL from the coding sequence ATGAGCCAGACCATTGCCAATGATAGCGGCCAGCTGGCCACCCTGCGCGTCCATGCCGCCGACAATGTGCGTGTCGCCCTGAAGGACCTGCCCGCCGGCGCCGAGATCATCGACGGTGGGCAGCGAATCACGCTCACCGAGATGGTTCGCCACAAGCACAAGTTCACTCTCACGCCCCTTGAGCCCGGCGATACCGTGATCATGTACGGCGTTACCGTGGGGCGCGCTACCCAGCCCATCGCCCAAGGTGCGGCCATCACTACCGACAATGTCGAGCACAGCACCGCTAGCACCGTGCCTCAGGCGAAACGCGGCAACTGGCAGGCGCCAGACGTTTCGCATTTTCATGGCGCCACCTTCGATGGTTACCATCGTCCGGATGGCCAAGTCGGCACCGCCAACGTATGGCTGGTCGTTCCACTGGTGTTTTGTGAGAATCGCAATATCGAGGTGCTGCGCCAGTGCGTCGCCGATGCCCTGGGCGAAGACCCGTTCCGCGAGTACAAGCAGCTTGCCCGCGAGCTACTGCACGGAGATGCGGGCGAGTCGTCGTCGCCCCGCGAGCGACTGTTTCCCAACGTTGATGGTGTGCGATTCTTGACCCACACCCTCGGCTGCGGCGGCACGGATGGCGACGCCCAGGCACTCTGCCAATTGCTCGCCGGGTATATCTGCCACCCCAACGTGGCCGGCGCTACGGTACTCAGCCTCGGCTGTCAGAAAGCGCAGATCGACATGATCAAGGCCGCCGTTGATGCGCGCGACCCCAAGGGGCTACGCCCGGTGCACTATCTCGAGCAGCAGGCAAGTCTCAGCGAGCAGGCGCTGATACGCGAATCCCTGACCACTATCTTCGATGGGTTAGCCACGGCCAATCAGGTCGAACGCGCCCCCGCGCCACTGTCGAAGCTCAGCATCGGCGTGGAATGCGGGGGCTCGGACGGCTTTTCCGGGCTTTCCGCCAACCCGCTGGTTGGCGCGGTGATCGACCGCCTGGTGGCGCTAGGCGGCAGCGGCATCCTCAGCGAGTTTCCAGAACTATGTGGCGTGGAACACGAGCTGATCGCCCGCTGCAGTGACGATGCGGTGGCCGAGCGGTTCAGCGAGCTGATGGAGGCCTATCAGCGTCATGCGGCGCTGGTGGGTGCCGATTTTTCGATGAACCCATCGCCTGGCAACATCCGCGATGGCCTGATCACCGACGCCATGAAGTCTGCTGGCGCCGCCAAGAAAGGCGGCGACAGCCCGGTGGTCGACGTGCTCGACTACACCGAGCCACAAACACGTGCGGGGCTCAGTCTGCTGTGCTCCCCGGGCAATGACGTGGAATCGACCACCGCGCTTGCCGGATCCGGTGCCAACCTGATCATGTTCACCACTGGGCTTGGCACGCCGACAGGAAACCCGGTCACGCCGGTGCTCAAAATCGCTAGCAACAGCGCGCTTGCCACACGCATGAGTGACATCATCGACTTTGATGCCGGCCCGATCATTCGCGGTGAGGTAGAAATCGGCGAACTGGCTGACCGCTTGTTGGAAATGTGCATCGAGACGGCGTCTGGGCGTTACCGGCCACGTGCGGTGACGCTTGCTCAGTATGACTTCATTCCCTGGAAGCGCGGCGTCTCGCTGTAG
- a CDS encoding DMT family transporter — MSHFSTLSHRQQGLLLTGGGALIMAPDALLIKVADLPDAEILMWRGFLSGLGFLLIALLRYGRGTLAAYRRCGWTGIAVALLFSLTTCGFVLGNQYTKAGNVLLILASSPLIAAALSWVILKERLPRRTWLAIVLCMAGIAMIALDDAGAGSWVGNGFALMAATTLAINFTLCRTRPGVDMSPMLVFNGIIVGSAAGLFWLAGSEPSLPTVNQLSVVVLLCLFIVPCGVTLLQRGPLYLPSAEVGLLLLLEVVVGTLLAWWVLAEQPAPMALVGGTLVLGTLFVKGLYERRLELRLRTGISEPKPQVTVDRSSTV; from the coding sequence ATGAGTCACTTTAGTACCTTGTCGCATCGCCAGCAGGGCCTGCTGTTAACCGGTGGCGGGGCGCTGATTATGGCACCAGATGCCCTGCTGATTAAAGTAGCCGACCTGCCCGATGCGGAGATACTGATGTGGCGCGGTTTCCTTTCGGGCCTGGGCTTTTTGCTGATTGCCCTGCTGCGCTATGGGCGTGGCACGTTGGCAGCCTATCGCCGCTGTGGTTGGACGGGTATCGCCGTGGCGCTGCTGTTCAGCCTTACCACATGCGGTTTTGTGTTGGGCAACCAGTACACCAAGGCAGGCAATGTATTGCTGATTCTGGCCAGTTCGCCGCTTATTGCTGCCGCTCTTTCCTGGGTAATACTTAAAGAGCGTTTGCCTAGGCGAACGTGGCTGGCGATTGTGCTGTGTATGGCGGGTATCGCCATGATCGCGCTGGATGACGCAGGCGCCGGCTCTTGGGTGGGCAATGGTTTTGCTTTAATGGCGGCGACGACGCTGGCGATTAATTTTACCCTTTGCCGAACCCGCCCAGGCGTGGATATGAGCCCGATGCTGGTGTTCAATGGCATTATTGTGGGTAGCGCCGCCGGGCTGTTTTGGCTGGCAGGGAGCGAGCCGTCACTCCCTACCGTCAACCAGCTAAGCGTGGTGGTCCTGCTGTGCCTGTTCATTGTGCCCTGCGGGGTGACGCTGCTGCAGCGTGGACCACTTTACTTGCCTTCCGCTGAAGTGGGCTTGCTGTTGTTGCTGGAAGTGGTGGTGGGGACATTGTTGGCTTGGTGGGTGCTGGCCGAGCAGCCAGCGCCAATGGCATTGGTCGGCGGCACCCTCGTCTTAGGTACGCTATTTGTCAAAGGGCTTTATGAACGGCGGCTGGAATTGAGACTGCGTACGGGTATCAGCGAACCGAAGCCCCAAGTAACAGTAGACCGGTCAAGTACGGTATGA
- a CDS encoding IlvD/Edd family dehydratase has translation MANFQRITPEQLRSRYWFDNPDHPGTTALCIERYLNYGITLDELTSGKPIIGICQSGSDLTPCNRHHIELVKRVKDGIRAAGGVPFEFPMHPIHENVRRPTAALDRNLAYLGIVEVLHGYPLDGVVLTTGCDKTTPAALMAAATVNIPAIVLSGGPMLNGWRGAERVGSGTIIWELRKRLAAGDIDYAEFLSRASDSAPSIGHCNTMGTASTMNSMAEVLGMSLPGSAVIPAPYKERAMVAYDTGTRVVDMVWEDLRPLDILTREAFENAIVACSALGGSSNAPVHINAIARHAGIELDNDDWQRLGHEIPLLANVMPAGAFLCEEFHRAGGVPAILHELQAAGKLHGDALTVNGRSLGDNLQGRETQDPDVICRYSDPLVEHAGFLNLKGNLFDSALMKTSVISRDFRERFLNDPDDPDAFEGKVVVFDGSEDYHARIDDPALDIDARTILVMRGAGPVGHPGGAEVVNMQPPEALIKQGIESLPCLGDGRQSGTSGSPSILNASPEAATGGGLALLESGDWLRVDLKRSEVQLLIEASELEARRERLAQQGGYRYPGHQTPWQEIQRSMVEPLDRGMTLEPATKYRDVARQHPPRDNH, from the coding sequence ATGGCCAATTTTCAGCGAATAACTCCAGAGCAGTTGCGTTCACGTTATTGGTTCGACAACCCAGATCACCCCGGCACTACGGCGTTATGCATTGAGCGTTACCTTAATTACGGCATTACCCTGGATGAGCTAACCAGCGGTAAGCCAATTATTGGTATATGCCAGTCAGGTTCTGATTTAACGCCGTGTAATCGTCACCATATTGAGCTGGTTAAACGGGTGAAAGACGGTATTCGCGCGGCAGGCGGCGTGCCGTTTGAATTCCCCATGCACCCGATTCACGAGAACGTCCGGCGTCCTACCGCCGCCCTGGATCGTAATCTCGCCTATCTAGGCATCGTTGAAGTGCTGCACGGCTATCCGCTGGACGGCGTGGTATTGACCACGGGCTGCGATAAGACCACGCCCGCAGCGCTGATGGCCGCGGCAACGGTGAATATTCCTGCCATTGTGCTGTCTGGCGGGCCGATGCTGAACGGCTGGCGCGGCGCCGAGCGGGTGGGCTCGGGCACGATTATCTGGGAGCTTCGCAAGCGCCTGGCAGCGGGTGATATTGACTACGCCGAGTTTCTTTCCCGGGCCAGCGATTCAGCACCCTCCATTGGCCACTGCAATACCATGGGCACCGCCTCGACCATGAACTCCATGGCGGAAGTGCTGGGCATGAGCCTGCCAGGTTCAGCGGTAATTCCCGCGCCCTATAAAGAGCGCGCCATGGTGGCCTATGATACCGGCACGCGGGTTGTTGATATGGTCTGGGAAGACCTGCGCCCGCTGGATATTCTGACTCGTGAAGCGTTTGAGAATGCCATTGTGGCCTGCTCGGCCCTGGGCGGTTCCTCAAACGCACCGGTGCATATCAATGCCATCGCCCGCCATGCGGGCATTGAGTTGGATAACGATGACTGGCAGCGGCTGGGCCATGAAATTCCTTTGCTTGCCAACGTCATGCCGGCGGGCGCCTTCCTGTGTGAAGAGTTCCACCGCGCCGGGGGCGTTCCTGCGATTCTTCATGAGTTGCAGGCGGCAGGTAAGCTGCACGGCGATGCGCTGACGGTGAATGGTCGTTCATTAGGCGATAATCTACAGGGCCGCGAAACCCAAGACCCGGATGTGATTTGCCGTTACAGCGATCCGTTGGTGGAGCACGCAGGGTTCCTCAATCTCAAGGGCAATCTGTTTGATTCGGCGCTGATGAAAACCAGCGTCATCTCGCGGGACTTCCGCGAGCGCTTCCTGAATGATCCCGACGACCCGGACGCCTTTGAAGGCAAAGTGGTGGTATTCGATGGTTCCGAGGATTACCACGCGCGTATTGATGACCCAGCGCTCGACATCGACGCGCGCACCATTCTGGTGATGCGCGGGGCCGGCCCGGTAGGCCACCCCGGCGGTGCCGAAGTGGTCAATATGCAGCCGCCGGAAGCACTGATCAAACAGGGCATCGAATCGCTGCCGTGCCTGGGCGATGGCCGTCAGTCGGGCACCTCCGGCTCACCGTCGATTCTTAACGCTTCTCCCGAAGCCGCCACCGGTGGCGGCTTGGCGCTGCTTGAGAGTGGCGACTGGCTGCGGGTCGATCTCAAGCGCAGCGAGGTACAACTGCTGATTGAGGCCAGTGAGCTGGAGGCGCGCCGCGAGCGTTTAGCTCAGCAGGGCGGTTACCGCTACCCAGGCCACCAAACCCCCTGGCAGGAGATCCAGCGTAGTATGGTCGAGCCGCTAGATCGCGGTATGACATTGGAACCTGCCACCAAGTATCGCGATGTGGCTCGCCAACATCCGCCCAGGGATAATCATTAA